In the genome of Metabacillus litoralis, the window AGCAGTGAATTCAATTTGAGTTTACTGCTTTTTTGTTGGCTAACTCCTTAATAATGGTAATAAAAAGAAAATAAAAGTAAACTATATATAAAGTGAAAAATGGACAAGGAAGGAATTTAAGATGCAGAATGAAAAGCTTGAACAACTAAAAAATGAATGGCTTGTTGAAGTAACAATTGATGATATTCAAGAGAAGCTAAATAATCATGAAATAACATCAAGAGAATTAGTGCTGATGTACTTATCAAGAATAGCGGAGATCGACCAAGCAGGTCCAAAAATAAATTCCATTATTGAAGTGAATCCCGAAGCATTACATATCGCCGACACATTAGATTATGAACGCAAAACTAAAGGAAGTCGCGGACCATTACACGGAATTCCTGTTGTCATTAAAGATAATATCGATACAGCTGATAAAATGCATACAAGTGCAGGATCTCTTGTGCTGGCGGAATCTTATGCAAAAGAAGATGCAACACTTGTTAAACAGCTACGTGAAGCTGGGGCTATCATTCTGGGAAAAACCAATTTAACAGAATGGGCTAATTTTATCGCTGAGGATATGCCAACAGGGTATAGCTCTAGAGGCGGCCAGGTATTAAATCCTTACGGAACGGACTTTATTGTAGGAGGATCAAGTGCAGGGTCAGGAGCGGCAATTGCTGCAAATCTAGCGGTAGTAGCAGTTGGAACAGAAACATCAGGCTCTATTTTAAGTCCTGCCAGTCAAAATTCACTTGTTGGGATCAAGCCGACTGTTGGTCTTATTAGCAGAAAAGGAATTATTCCAATTTCACATACCCAAGATACAGCAGGTCCAATGGCGAGATCTGTTAAGGATGCTGCGATATTGTTAAATGTACTAACAGGAAAAGACTCGCAAGACCCTATCACTTTAACGAATGATCTTGCCGATTTAGATTTCACCAACCATCTTATAAAAGAGGGGTTAAAGGGGAAGAAAATTGGGATTGCCCGAGAAACATATTTTGATGAGTTAAATGAATCACACTTAACAGTTATGAACAACGCGATTAATAAGTTGAAGGAGCTTGGTGCGGAAGTCGTTGATCCAATTACCATCCCATCAACAAATGAAGAATGGGATATAAATGTCCTTTTATATGAATTTAAAACCGATCTTAATGCTTACCTAAAAACAATTGACTCTAGTATCGGAGTACGAACTCTAGCTGATGTGATTAAAGCAAATGAACAAATTGGTGAGAAGGCATTAAAGTTTGGTCAAAAACTATTCCTTGATGCAAATGCAACAAGTGGCAATCTAATTGAACCAGAATATCTAGAAAGCTTAGAAAAAGATGATACTTTATCCAAAACAAAGGGAATTGATCATGTCATGCAGGAGCAAGGATTAGATGCGATTGTTTTCCCGAACAACTTTGGGGCAATGATTCCAGCGAAGGCAGGATATCCATCCATTACTGTACCAGCTGGTTACACAAATGAAGGTGAACCTGTAGGAATTACCTTTACAGCCAAAGCGTATATGGAACCAACTTTATTGGAAATTGCTTATTCATATGAGCAAGCAACAAAACACCGAGTTGCTCCATTTCAAGCGAAATAATACTGGTCGGCTCATTCGTTCAGTTTCGGTTTCGGAGTACAAAATTAGAAATAACCGTACAATTCGAACGGTAATTTGCCTTTAAATGAAACAGATAATTTGATTAGCGAAAATGCTTGGAACATTGTGTCTCCAAGCATTTTTTACATTATCTTGCACTCTATAGTTGTGTTTTCACTAGATTTGAAAAATAAGCGTAAAAATTCCGTTTAAATTGGAAAATACCAACATTCCCCATAAAATAAGGGGAGTTTTTCCGCTTATATGAACCTAATCTTTAGATTTAGTTATATATATAGATATTAACCGGAATATTTCCGTTTATATCAGCTTTTTAAGCACCTACTATCTACCTTAAGCGGAATTTCTCCGCCTATCAATTCCTATACCTCCACGAAAAAATCAATATTGAAAAATCAGAGTCTAATATTTTCCCAACTTGAATATCCAAAACCTTACCATTTTTAGTGCATCAATCCCCAATTAATTTAGCAAACAAACTCGCATATTGACCTTAACTTTTGTCATCCTGTTGAAAGGATTGCGAATCGCATTACATTTATGAAAAGCTTTGATAAGCAACAAACAATTAGCAGTCTAAATGATTTGCGAATTGGGCTGCTAATTTGTTTGTTAATTAAGTTTTTGTACTCGAAAATTCATTCGATCAGTTATATGTAGAGGTAAGTGGGAATTTTCCCCTATTTATGAAACTTAATGGTAGCTTATTCGTATTATTTATTTAAGGAGAGTACCTAGTGGAATAAAAGGAGAAAGGAGGAAGTAAGATGGTTGATATCATTTTTATGATCATCTTTATTACTTGTATTGCTTACATCATTCAATACAGAATGAATATTAAGAAAGCAGCTGAAATGTCAACGCAGGCTCTATTTCCTAGAACAGAGCGAGAGTTTAATAGTATCCTTATACCTGCTGAGTGGAAAGAAATGCAGCCTATATCAAAACATTCAAGGTCTTATCAATATGTAAAATGGGCCACATTAGCTGCACTTATTTTATTATTTATTTTACTAGTTGTTGTACTAACAACGGATTGGTTAGAATCCTCTTTATTTAGTTCTGCTTATTTGTTTTTTATATTAATTAAATCTGTACAACACAAGGGATGTCTTTTTATCCTATCAAAAGGTGTTATCATAAATGGGAAGTTCTATCATCCAAGTCAAATTTCCTCTTATCAAACAGAAAAGATCATACGTTGGCATGAGCTTTATGGTTATAGTACGAGAGTTGATAATGGATATAAGCTAACATTATTCCGTAAGAAATCATGGTTGAGCCCATCAAGCTATGTGGTTGTTGAAAATGAGGAACATCTTAAAAAGATAACTTCCTTCTTAGATCAACATGGAATAGTGGGAAACCATAAAGAACAAACTACATAGAACTTGTAAAAGAAATCTAAACATGATATATTACTTACACACTAAATGACCAAATTATTCATTTGGTCATTTTTGATGCAGGAGTGAATATAATGAGCATAGATAGGAAGCAGCAAATAGTAGAGGCTGCCACAAAAGCATTCACGCAATTTGGCTATAAGGGAACAACAATGGATTTGGTATCAAAGCTAGCGAATGTTGGTAAAGGAACAATTTATACTTTTTATACAAATAAAGAAGAATTGTTTTCAGAAATTATTGATCGATTATTGGCAGATATGAGGACTGCTGCAGATGCGGCATTTGATACAAGCCATCCTTTTGTTGATCGTGTTCACTTAGCCTTATATAGTATTCTTGAATTCAGAAAAACTCATCAATTAACAATAAAAATCTTTCAAGAGAGTCAAGAACTAGGCACACCAACCGTAAATGAAGGTGTTCATAAGGTAGAAGAAATGGTCTTACTTTATATAAAACAAAAAATGATTGATGCAATAGAAAACCAAGATATCAAAAAATGTGATCCTGAGCTTACTGCGTTTATTATTTTAAAATTGTATGTTGCACTTATTTTTGATTGGGAAAAACATCATCAACCCCTAGGGAAAGAAAAGATTGCTGAAATCTTTGAGGGCTATTTACTTAAAGGATTGTCACTATGATAATCCTCTCTTTTTGATAGAAAATGACTAAATGAACATTTTGGTCAAATAGTTATTGTTGGAGGAGATATAAAAGTGTCTTTAATAAAAGCAGAATGGAAAGCACTCTTAAAAAATAGAAAAGTATTGATCGCTGTTATTGGGGTATTGTTTATACCGTTAATGTACAGCGGTGGATATCTTAGCGCATTTTGGGATCCCTATGGACAGCTCGATCAATTACCTGTTGCAGTTGTTAATCAAGATGAAGGGGCAATATTTGAAGGTGAACCTTTAGATGTTGGGAGCGAGTTAATCGAAACACTTAAGGAAGACTCTACATTTAATTGGCATTACGTAGAAAAAGATGAAGCTGAAAAAGGTTTAAAAAATCATGATTATTACATGATTATCGAAATTCCTAAAAACTTTTCAGAAAATGCTACAACATTATTAGATGATCGTCCGCAAAATCTTGAGTTATCTTTTAAAACAAATAAAGGATATAACTTTATTTCAGGTCAAATAGGTGAGAGTGCCGTTGAGAAAATAAAAGAAGAGGTTTCTCATTCATTAACAAAAACATATGCAGAAGGGTTATTTGAAAATATCAAGCTTATGGCTGATGGGATCAGTGAGGCAAATGATGGTTCTCAAAAAATCAATGATGGTGTAAATGAACTGAAGGAAGGCTCAAGCACACTAAATGATAACCTTAAGCAATTAGTTACCAAATCAATTACCTTTAAAGAGGGGCTTAATGAAGCTGAAAAAGGTACAGTGAAATTATCAGATGGTATGAGTGAAGTAGAAAATGGCTTAACTGCCATGCTTCAAGGGCAAAACGATCTTTACAATGGCTCTGTTGAAACGGAAAGTGGATCAACTCAACTGGTAGCAGGTTTAAAAAGCTCCTTGGAAGGAATTCAAGAACTTGTGAAATCCTTACCAGATCTAACAACTGGAACCCAACAATTAAACACATCAGCTCCTGAGTTGGCTACAGGAACGGAGCAATTGGCAGAAGGAAGTCTCACAGCTAGTGAGGGAGCTGCTTATTTATCCGAAAATCTCGCTGGTGTAACCAACAAAGTGAATGAAATGGTGACAAAGCTTGAAGGAGCATCTATACCTGAGGAGCAAAAGGCAGAATTAATGGCTTTAGCTGAAGCATTAAACAGTATTAATAAAGGGCAGCAAGAACTTGCAACTAATTTAACTGAATTAACAGCAGGTGCTGAAAAATTACATGAAAAAGTAGTGGACTTACCGGAAAAAAGTACTCAGCTTTATGAAGGTACCGTTGCTGTTCAAGAGGCAATCGATCAGATTGGGACTGGACAAGAGAAACTTTATAGCGGTGCTCTTCAAGTTAGTGGTGGTCAATCACAAATAACGTCTGGCTTAGCTACTTTTGGCGAAAGAATCAATCAAATGAAAACAGGAGTGTCTAGGTTAACAAATGGTGGAGTGAAGCTTGAAAGTGGTATACATGAATTAGCGAATGGGGCGGTGGCCTTACAAGATGGATCTGTTCAACTTGCAGATGGTTCCACTAAAATAGACAATGGATTAACAGAGTTATCCGATGGTACAAACGAGCTCTCATCAAAACTAGAGGAGGCAACAGAAGATACAAAAGATGTTAAAGGAACAGAAGATCAATATGACATGATAGCTGAGCCAGTTCAACTGTCTAAAGAAGAAATAAATAAAGTATCAAATTATGGCACAGGACTTGCTCCATACTTTCTTTCCTTAGCATTATTTGTAGGAACACTTTTATTTACGGTTGTTTTTCCATTACGGAAACCAGCTGGAGAACCAAGCTCTGGAATGACATGGTTTATTAGTAAATTTAGTATTTTATTCGTTGTTTCAATTTTCCAAGCAGTTTTAGCTGATATACTCCTTTTATATGGATTGGGCCTGGAAGTAAAAAATATTGGTTTGTTTTTCTTGTTTAGTATTTTAACGAGTTTAACCTTTATGGCTATTGTGCAATTTTTTGTAACAACAATGGCTGATCCAGGGCGGTTTATCGCAATCATTATATTAATTCTGCAGTTAACCACAAGTGCAGGAACCTTCCCGCTTGAATTACTTCCTGATGTTTTTCAAGTGATTAATCATTGGTTACCGATGACATACTCAGTGGCAGGGTTAAGAGCGATTATTTCCACTGGAGATTTTACTGAAATGTGGAATCAAGCATATGTATTGATTGGCTTTTTTGCAATGTTTATTATCGGGACGATCATCTATTTTTCATTAAAGGTGAAAAAGTCCAGTGTGCAAGAAGACGTAGGTCAAATAGAAGGATAAGAAAGGTCTGATCCGAGTTCGGGTCAGACCTTTTGTTTTGCAGTAGGATTGACCTTATAAAAATGACAAAATAAAACAAATTTATATATTTTTTTCAGAAAATTCCCCCTTTTTACCTAATATGTTATAAAATATAACATTATATGTAACTATTAATATCATTTGGAGGTAGGAAATGGAGACGATCGAACTAAATATGAATGTTTTATGGATTGTTATTGCCACCTTTCTAGTCTTTTTTATGCAGGCTGGTTTCACTTTGCTTGAGGCTGGGGTAGTAAGAGCAAAAAATTCAATTAATGTAGCAATGAAAAATGTTATTGATTTACTCATTACAACAATTGTGTTTGCTCTGGTTGGTTTTGCCTTAATGTTTGGCAGTTCAGCTTCTGGGTGGATAGGGCTAGATGGATTTTTTTTACGAGGCCTTGGGGAAGATCCTTATAATTGGGCATTTTTATTATTTCAAATTGTTTTTGCCGGAACAGCTGCAACGATCGTTTCCGGTGCTATTGCTGAACGTGTGAAATTTGGAGCGTATATTATCGGAACGATCATGATAAGTGCAATCATTTATCCAATCTTTGGACATTGGGCTTGGGGAAGCTTATGGAATGGAGATAGTCAAGGATGGCTTGAGTCTCTAGGTTTTATAGATTTTGCTGGTTCCACTGTTGTTCATTCCATTGGGGGATGGGTTGCCTTGGCGGCTGCGATTATAGTAGGACCTCGAATTGGAAAATATACTTCTACAGGTGAAAGTAGAAAATTCACTATGTCGAATGCAGTTTTAGCTGTAACTGGTGTATTTATTTTATGGCTTGGTTGGTTTGGGTTTAATGCAGGATCTACTGGAGTAGCAGATGTAAGCATTGCATTAATATCTTTAAACACTCATTTTGGTGCGGTAAGTGGTGGAACAGCTGCATTAATCATTAGTTGGATGCTTGATAAAAGACCGAGAGTAGAAGATATATTAAACGGAATTCTCGCAGGTCTTGTTTCTGTAACAGCAGGTGCTAATATATTAACTCCGGAGTTTGCTTTGATAAGCGGGGCAATTGGTGGAGTTCTAGTTATTTTCTCTTTAAGATTAATAGACTCTGTCTTTAAGATTGATGATGCCATTGGAGCGATTGCTGTTCATGGTGTATGTGGAGCATGGGGAACGTTAGCTTTAGCTTTATTTGCACCACTTGAAAGTCTTGTGCGTGAAACTAGAATAGAACAAATTGGTGTTCAACTTTTAGGAATTGGAGCGGCTTTTGTCTGGGCTTTTGGGATGGGATTGATCATTTATGGAACTATGAAATTTACAATGAAAATAAGAGTAGAAAAAGAAGAGGAAGAAGCAGGCTTAAATGTTAGTGAGCATGGTGCTTCAATATCTGTATTAGACACAATTGTCGCGATGAATGAGATTGCTGCCGCAAAGGGTGATTTAACGAAAAAAATCCGATATGAGGCTGGGGAGGACATGGCCGAGCTTAATGAAGCATTTAATACGGTGCTATCAACGTTAAATGATCTTGTGCATCAAGTAAAAACACAAACAGCTAATGTGCTTTCCACAACAGGCAATGTATTATCCCTAAGTGAGGATTCAAAACAGAGTGCCAGTCTTCAAATGACTGAAATAGAGGAAACTTATTCATACGTAACACAATCAGAAAAGTGGTTGGAGAAAGAAATAGAAGTCGAAAATCAAGTCATTGCTGAGATTCAGCAGGCATTCTCATCGATTGAACAAATTGGAAATCAATTAAATTGGATTCAAAAGGAAATATCGGACATATCAAGCTTTGTTCATAATGTAGGAGAGCTCAACGATGATGTTCATCAAAAGATGACATTGTTTAACGAGAATATCTCTAAGATTACCAACTATGCAAATGAAAGTGGACAGATGATTGACATTATTACGGACGTTTCTGAACAAATAAACTTATTATCCCTCAACGCTAGCATTGAGGCAGCAAGAGCTGGGGAATCAGGACGAGGCTTTACAATAGTAGCGAATGAGATTAAAAAGCTTGCTCTAAAATCTAAAAGTTCTACTGAAGATATTCGAAAGATGATTCAGCAAACAACACAAGAAACCACTGCCGGTTTTTCAGAGGTAATAGAGCTTTCTAAAAAAATAGACCTACTTAGCACGGAATTATCAAAAATGCCTAAACGATTCAGTACAATTGATGAAAAAGTTTTTCAAGTAAGTCATTTTATGAACAGCTTTCTTGTTACGTTAGAACGAGTTAATCAAGATACCGTAACAATCCAAGGAAGAAGATATGAACAACAAGACAGCTTTAAGAAAATGACAGGCAGAATGGAGCAAGTCTATCAAAATATGAAAGCCAATCTAGATCTTACCTTTGACATGGTAGAAAAAATAAAAAATATGAAAGAACAAAATGAAGAACTACAACACTCAGTCAGTCAATTTGTCACGGCTAAGTAACTCTGTATCTATCTAATTTAATCAACAAGAATAAGGTCAGTGGGCTTTATTCTTGTTTTTTGTTTTAGGGTTATTTTTCGTTAAGATTGTAGAATTAAAGTGATTTTATTAAAGCGATAGTGAAATGGAGCGGAAGACACTTGACTCCTGTGGGAGCAGCGGGACAGGTGAGAACCGCAGGCAAAAGCCCAGGAGGCTCAGCGCACGCCCCACGGAAAGAAAGTGTCTGCAGCGCAATGGAACAGCCTAATTCGATAGCCCCCTTTATAAAGTAACATCCTATTCTCTATGAAAATAGGAACAATTTTGAAAAAAAGATTGAATTACAAAAGATATTTTCATATAATTATACCTGAAAACGTTTCCAAAGGTCAAACAAGGTGGGCAACATAGAGCCTATGGGGAGGGAGAAATTTGTCTACCATTGAAGATGTCGCGAAACTAGCGGGTTTATCTAGAACAACTGTATCTCGAGTCTTAAATGATCATCCGTATGTTTCTGATGAGAAAAAGAAGCTTGTACAGAAAGCAATGGAACAATTGGGGTATGTTCCTAATTCTGCAGCAAGAAGCTTAAGAAATCAAAAAACCGGGATTATTGCTGTTTTGATACCTAGAATATCAAATCCATTTTTTAGTCAATTGATTGAAATCTTAGAGATGGAAGCTTCTTCTAAAGGGTATCAATTAATTATTTGCCAGACACAATTTTCAAAACAAAAAGAATGCCGTTATTTAAATCTCTTGAAAACCAAGCAGGTAGATGGGGTCATTATGACATCAGTTGAAAATGATTGGTCAGTTATTGACACTTATTTGAACTTCGGTCCGGTCATTCTTTGTAATGAAAATGTAGATTGTGCTCAAGTACCAAAGGTGTATATAAATCAGGCAGAAAGTGGCTACATGGTTGCAAAGTATCTGCTTGAAAGGGGTCATACACGTATTGCGTACTGTTCTAGTGGGATGAGTAAAAACGGAACACAGTCGAGACTGGAAGGATTTATGTCTGCTTTACAAGAAGCAAATATACATGATTATGATCAGTACTTTTTTGAAAGGGTTTCCACAGTGGACGATGGTCAGCAAATTTTTCGAAAGCTTGAAAATATGAAGGCTGCACCAACTGCACTAATTGCTGGTGAAGATGCTGTGGCAGCGGGCGTTATCTCTGAGGCTAAGAAGTTAGGCTGGAATATTCCTGGAGATTTGACGGTTGTTGGATACGACAATATGGCAATGACAAAATTAATCGATCCAATGATTGCAACCGTCTTACAACCAGTAGAAATCATGGCTAAAAAATCAATTGAAGTCATTTGTGAAAAAATACATAAAAAACAATTCCGTGTTTTTGAGAACCATGAATTCTCTTCAAAACTGGTATTTCGTGAATCTTTGAACAATAGAAATCTAGTTGCGACATCTTAAAGAAGAAGGAGATACTAATCTTCTTCTTTTTTATTTTAGTGAATGAAAAAGAAACTAGAGGTAAAGTTCCTAACGGGTTCGGTTTTGAAGTACAAAATTAGAAATATCCGTACTATTTGAACGGTCATTCTCGCTTAAATGAACAGATAATTTGATTAGCAAAAATGCTTGGAACATTTTACTGTCTCCAAGCATTTTTTGCACTCTATAGTTGTGTTAATTAAAAAATAAACGGAAAAATTCCTTTTAAATTGGGAAATACCAACATTTCCTACAAAATAAGGGGAGTTTTTCTGCTTATACGAACCTATTCTTTAGATTTAGTTAAAAATATGGAAGTTAACCGGAATATATCCGCTTATATCGGCTTCTTAAGCACCTACTATATACGTTAACCGGAATTTCTCCGCCTATCAGTTCTATACTAAATAACATCAGAGTCTTTTCTTTCTACACTATTTTCTAACTGGAATATCCAAAAACCTACCACTTTCAGTCCATCAATCCCCAATTAATTTAGCAAACAAACTCATCCTGTTGAAAGGAATGAGAATTAGGGTGCTAAAATACCCTTACACTTATGAAGATTCTTGATAAGCAACAAAAAATGCAGTCCAATTCAATTGCGAATTGGACTGCTAA includes:
- a CDS encoding amidase — encoded protein: MQNEKLEQLKNEWLVEVTIDDIQEKLNNHEITSRELVLMYLSRIAEIDQAGPKINSIIEVNPEALHIADTLDYERKTKGSRGPLHGIPVVIKDNIDTADKMHTSAGSLVLAESYAKEDATLVKQLREAGAIILGKTNLTEWANFIAEDMPTGYSSRGGQVLNPYGTDFIVGGSSAGSGAAIAANLAVVAVGTETSGSILSPASQNSLVGIKPTVGLISRKGIIPISHTQDTAGPMARSVKDAAILLNVLTGKDSQDPITLTNDLADLDFTNHLIKEGLKGKKIGIARETYFDELNESHLTVMNNAINKLKELGAEVVDPITIPSTNEEWDINVLLYEFKTDLNAYLKTIDSSIGVRTLADVIKANEQIGEKALKFGQKLFLDANATSGNLIEPEYLESLEKDDTLSKTKGIDHVMQEQGLDAIVFPNNFGAMIPAKAGYPSITVPAGYTNEGEPVGITFTAKAYMEPTLLEIAYSYEQATKHRVAPFQAK
- a CDS encoding TetR/AcrR family transcriptional regulator, with the protein product MSIDRKQQIVEAATKAFTQFGYKGTTMDLVSKLANVGKGTIYTFYTNKEELFSEIIDRLLADMRTAADAAFDTSHPFVDRVHLALYSILEFRKTHQLTIKIFQESQELGTPTVNEGVHKVEEMVLLYIKQKMIDAIENQDIKKCDPELTAFIILKLYVALIFDWEKHHQPLGKEKIAEIFEGYLLKGLSL
- a CDS encoding YhgE/Pip domain-containing protein; its protein translation is MSLIKAEWKALLKNRKVLIAVIGVLFIPLMYSGGYLSAFWDPYGQLDQLPVAVVNQDEGAIFEGEPLDVGSELIETLKEDSTFNWHYVEKDEAEKGLKNHDYYMIIEIPKNFSENATTLLDDRPQNLELSFKTNKGYNFISGQIGESAVEKIKEEVSHSLTKTYAEGLFENIKLMADGISEANDGSQKINDGVNELKEGSSTLNDNLKQLVTKSITFKEGLNEAEKGTVKLSDGMSEVENGLTAMLQGQNDLYNGSVETESGSTQLVAGLKSSLEGIQELVKSLPDLTTGTQQLNTSAPELATGTEQLAEGSLTASEGAAYLSENLAGVTNKVNEMVTKLEGASIPEEQKAELMALAEALNSINKGQQELATNLTELTAGAEKLHEKVVDLPEKSTQLYEGTVAVQEAIDQIGTGQEKLYSGALQVSGGQSQITSGLATFGERINQMKTGVSRLTNGGVKLESGIHELANGAVALQDGSVQLADGSTKIDNGLTELSDGTNELSSKLEEATEDTKDVKGTEDQYDMIAEPVQLSKEEINKVSNYGTGLAPYFLSLALFVGTLLFTVVFPLRKPAGEPSSGMTWFISKFSILFVVSIFQAVLADILLLYGLGLEVKNIGLFFLFSILTSLTFMAIVQFFVTTMADPGRFIAIIILILQLTTSAGTFPLELLPDVFQVINHWLPMTYSVAGLRAIISTGDFTEMWNQAYVLIGFFAMFIIGTIIYFSLKVKKSSVQEDVGQIEG
- the amt gene encoding ammonium transporter, translating into METIELNMNVLWIVIATFLVFFMQAGFTLLEAGVVRAKNSINVAMKNVIDLLITTIVFALVGFALMFGSSASGWIGLDGFFLRGLGEDPYNWAFLLFQIVFAGTAATIVSGAIAERVKFGAYIIGTIMISAIIYPIFGHWAWGSLWNGDSQGWLESLGFIDFAGSTVVHSIGGWVALAAAIIVGPRIGKYTSTGESRKFTMSNAVLAVTGVFILWLGWFGFNAGSTGVADVSIALISLNTHFGAVSGGTAALIISWMLDKRPRVEDILNGILAGLVSVTAGANILTPEFALISGAIGGVLVIFSLRLIDSVFKIDDAIGAIAVHGVCGAWGTLALALFAPLESLVRETRIEQIGVQLLGIGAAFVWAFGMGLIIYGTMKFTMKIRVEKEEEEAGLNVSEHGASISVLDTIVAMNEIAAAKGDLTKKIRYEAGEDMAELNEAFNTVLSTLNDLVHQVKTQTANVLSTTGNVLSLSEDSKQSASLQMTEIEETYSYVTQSEKWLEKEIEVENQVIAEIQQAFSSIEQIGNQLNWIQKEISDISSFVHNVGELNDDVHQKMTLFNENISKITNYANESGQMIDIITDVSEQINLLSLNASIEAARAGESGRGFTIVANEIKKLALKSKSSTEDIRKMIQQTTQETTAGFSEVIELSKKIDLLSTELSKMPKRFSTIDEKVFQVSHFMNSFLVTLERVNQDTVTIQGRRYEQQDSFKKMTGRMEQVYQNMKANLDLTFDMVEKIKNMKEQNEELQHSVSQFVTAK
- a CDS encoding LacI family DNA-binding transcriptional regulator, encoding MSTIEDVAKLAGLSRTTVSRVLNDHPYVSDEKKKLVQKAMEQLGYVPNSAARSLRNQKTGIIAVLIPRISNPFFSQLIEILEMEASSKGYQLIICQTQFSKQKECRYLNLLKTKQVDGVIMTSVENDWSVIDTYLNFGPVILCNENVDCAQVPKVYINQAESGYMVAKYLLERGHTRIAYCSSGMSKNGTQSRLEGFMSALQEANIHDYDQYFFERVSTVDDGQQIFRKLENMKAAPTALIAGEDAVAAGVISEAKKLGWNIPGDLTVVGYDNMAMTKLIDPMIATVLQPVEIMAKKSIEVICEKIHKKQFRVFENHEFSSKLVFRESLNNRNLVATS